A single Pseudomonas sp. MM223 DNA region contains:
- the hilA gene encoding Transcriptional regulator HilA (*Name hilA) encodes MEGVADQLPSRSFVFGQYILQQDGLLLRDGTALHLPPKELHVLRLLLGAAGSLVLKDRLLDQVWPCCDVAEESLTRCIYALRKLLGRENDYIKTVYGKGYRFVGQVVERAALPSSPSSVPSLLVLPLLVRDDECGLKMQCEVVRRLTAAFGESLYVIPAGLTASAQALDDCLSIVERMSLPLS; translated from the coding sequence ATGGAAGGGGTCGCTGATCAATTGCCAAGCCGGTCGTTTGTTTTTGGCCAATACATTTTGCAGCAAGATGGGTTGCTTTTGCGTGACGGTACCGCCCTGCATCTTCCACCTAAGGAATTGCATGTACTACGGCTATTGCTGGGGGCGGCGGGTTCGCTGGTTCTGAAGGACAGGCTGCTCGACCAGGTGTGGCCCTGTTGCGACGTGGCCGAAGAGTCCCTCACCCGCTGCATCTATGCGCTGCGCAAGTTGCTGGGTCGTGAGAATGACTATATCAAGACAGTCTATGGCAAGGGCTATCGGTTTGTCGGGCAGGTCGTAGAACGAGCGGCCTTGCCATCCTCGCCGTCATCGGTGCCCTCGTTATTGGTCTTGCCGTTGCTGGTGCGGGATGATGAGTGTGGCCTGAAAATGCAGTGCGAAGTGGTTCGCCGACTGACAGCCGCATTTGGTGAAAGCCTTTATGTGATACCGGCGGGGCTGACAGCCAGTGCGCAAGCTTTAGATGATTGCCTGTCGATAGTCGAGCGGATGAGTTTGCCGTTAAGTTGA